One window of the Onychostoma macrolepis isolate SWU-2019 chromosome 21, ASM1243209v1, whole genome shotgun sequence genome contains the following:
- the LOC131529019 gene encoding C-C chemokine receptor type 8-like has product MSNSTVNFTTSEASTNSTTHSFGLMESLEMCAFCISFLFGLPIHSKITWLIITGTANGVALEFFNLSLSICEICNSLNAMFGILARFFSSFIIVTHILQGLGITGRPLFHCLICVERYLAVVHPVTFLKYKPLRYRVICCTAVWIIILGSCLFCTFILISFSMVPYVWFISIQCLLFFFTQLFCLVAVLRALKQSAPGERRREEENHMMKRAFYLILITTVIMVIQYGPSTVTGFYVILTQNNFLDIWCPAFLCYVLAGFVQPILYLQRPRKLFCLCSSS; this is encoded by the coding sequence ATGAGCAACTCTAcggtgaacttcaccacatcTGAAGCATCTACAAATTCCACAACTCATTCCTTTGGGCTAATGGAGAGTCTGGAAATGTGTGCCTTCTGCATCAGTTTCCTGTTTGGTCTTCCTATACACTCCAAAATTACATGGCTCATCATTACTGGAACTGCAAATGGAGTTGCATTAGAGTTCTTTAACCTCAGTCTGTCAATTTGTGAGATTTGTAATAGCCTCAATGCGATGTTTGGCATACTGGCACGTTTCTTTTCAAGTTTCATAATAGTAACACATATTTTACAAGGACTAGGAATCACTGGTCGTCCTCTGTTTCATTGTCTGATCTGTGTTGAGCGTtacctggcagtggttcatcctgtaacCTTTCTGAAGTATAAACCTCTCAGATATAGAGTGATCTGCTGCACTGCTGTCTGGATAATTATTCTTGGATCCTGTTTATTCTGTACCTTTATTTTAATCTCATTTAGCATGGTGCCATATGTATGGTTCATCTCAATACAGTGCCTTCTCTTCTTCTTCACTCAGTTGTTTTGTCTAGTGgctgttctcagagctctgaaACAATCAGCACCaggagagagaaggagagaggagGAAAACCACATGATGAAAAGAGCATTTTATCTTATTCTGATAACAACAGTGATTATGGTTATCCAATATGGCCCATCTACTGTCACAGGATTCTATGTCATTCTAACCCAAAATAATTTTCTTGACATTTGGTGTCCTGCTTTTCTTTGTTATGTACTGGCTGGTTTTGTGCAACCCATTCTTTATTTACAACGGCCTCGAAAACTCTTCTGCCTCTGTTCATCATCATAA
- the LOC131528359 gene encoding hydroxycarboxylic acid receptor 2-like, producing the protein MNSITPEASTNITTQSNWQLDSINNPLFCINILFGLPTHSYIIWLIVTGTGSGVASEFFNLNNSFCEIGICVDFLIFILSSYISSVFPLALCLQGLSITGRPLFQCLICVERYLAVVHPVTFLKFKPLRYRVICCTAAWIITLGSCLICLIILLLSTMAVHAWFFSIQFLLHLPIQLFCLVAVLRALKQSGPGERMRERDEKNHMKRRAFNIIVITTVTMAITYVPSTISGIFTFLTQRFSLIFWVPSMICYLLAGFVQPVLYLHRVGKLYCFCSL; encoded by the coding sequence ATGAACTCCATCACACCAGAAGCTTCTACCAACATCACAACTCAATCCAACTGGCAATTGGACAGTATTAATAATCCTTTGTTCTGCATCAATATCTTGTTTGGTCTTCCTACACACTCCTATATCATATGGCTCATCGtcacaggaacaggaagtggAGTTGCATCAGAGTTCTTCAACCTCAATAACTCTTTTTGTGAGATTGGTATCTGTGTGGATTTTTTGATCTTTATATTGTCAAGTTATATTTCAAGTGTCTTTCCATTAGCCCTGTGTTTACAAGGACTTTCCATCACTGGTCGtcctctgtttcagtgtctgatctgtgttgagcgttacctggcagtggttcatcctgtaacCTTTCTGAAGTTCAAACCTCTCAGATATAGAGTGATCTGCTGCACTGCGGCCTGGATAATCACTCTTGGCTCTTGTTTGATCTGCCtgatcatattattattatctaccATGGCTGTGCATGCATGGTTTTTCTCAATTCAGTTTCTACTCCATCTCCCCATtcaattattttgtcttgtggctgttctcagagctctgaagcagtcaggaccaggagagagaatgagagagagagatgagaaaAACCACATGAAGAGAAGAGCATTTAATATCATTGTAATAACTACAGTGACCATGGCTATTACATATGTGCCAAGTACTATCTCTGGAATCTTTACCTTTCTAACACAGCGGTTTAGTTTGATATTTTGGGTTCCTTCTATGATTTGTTATCTACTGGCTGGGTTTGTTCAGCCTGTTCTTTATCTGCACAGGGTTGGAAAACTCTACTGCTTCTGTTCTctataa